The Natronospira proteinivora genomic sequence GAGGGCCAGTTGGCCATCCGCTTCCATACGCAACAGCAAGGCGGCTGTGAGCGATTTACTCAAGGACAGCCAGGGCAGGCGGGTGTCGGGACCAAAGGGCAGGCGGCCCTCCCGGTCTGCCCAGCCCAGGGCATGAAGCTTGGTAAGCTGATCCCCCTGACCTTCGATGATCAGGCCGGAAAAGCTCCACTTGCCCAGCTGCGCCGCCACCGAGTCCGATGCGGCTTCGGAATGGTTGGCTGAGGCGAGCGCCGGAAGGGCAACCAGGAACAGTGCCAGTAGCAGAAAACCGGGTGTGCGCACACGCTGCATGGTGATGACCAGGGCTTGATGTGGGTAGGGACCAGTTTAGCGCCTGCGGGCGATTTGTCGCCAAATGGGTTTCGCCCCTTGACGGGAAGGCCCGTGGACGGTTTAATACGCCCCTTCCCGCAGGCGTGTCCCGCGTCCGTGGTCGAAAAAGTCTGCTTTGGATACGGCCAGGTAGCTCAGTCGGTAGAGCAGGGGATTGAAAATCCCCGTGTCGGCGGTTCGATTCCGTCCCTGGCCACCATTCTTGATTCCCCCTTTTGTACTTGTCAGAGCCTTCGACGCCGATGTTGAGGAAGTCGAGCCCATTGTTAAGTGGCGTTCGCCACCTCGACAACCCCAACGAATCAAGCCGTGAAGCCCTGAAAACTGAGTGGGCGGTGAGCTGGCTTTGGCTTCGTTCAGGATGGCTGAGAATTGTCATTTTCAGGGGGATAGGTGCATCCGGGCCGCTCTCTGAGTACACTTGGGCGGTGTCCGGCTGATCTAGCCGTCATGGGATGCAGATTCGTTCTGCGATCGTTGAGGGCCTTTCATGGAATCCATTCTGGTCATTGAAGATAACCCGGATACCCGCGAGTGGCTGGTGGCACTGGCCCGGGAGGCGTTTCCGGGGGCCGTGGTGGATGAGGAAGCCACCCTGACCGGGGCCAAGAGCCGCCTGGACGCCGGTTATAATCTGGCCTTGGTGGATCTGAGCCTACCCGATGGGAGTGGCGTGGATATTCTGGTGGATATCCAGGGAGACTACCCCGACACCTTCGCTGTGGTCACCACCATCTATGATGACGACCGGCATCTGTTCGCGGCCATCCGGGCCGGCGCCAAGGGCTATCTGCTCAAGGACCAGCCGCGCGAACGCTTGGTGACCCAGCTCAAGGGCATTGCCCGGGGCGATCCCCCCTTGTCTCCGGGCGTCTCTCGCCGCATTCTCCGCTACCTGGCCGGCGGTGCCCGCCGTTCCGAACCCGATGCCCCGAAGCTGACGGATCGGGAGATGGAAGTCCTGAGCCTGCTGTCCCGGGGCTTTAATCGGCATGACATCGGCAAGGCGCTGGATATTACCGCTAACACCGCGGCCGGCTATGTGAAATCCATTTATCGCAAGTTGCATGTGTCCGGACGGGCCGAGGCCATTCGCGAGGCGATTGGCTATGGTCTGGTGGGAACGGGCCACAACGACAATTGATGCTGGGTCGCGAGGGAGACAGATGACGGCAGCTGCTCCGTCACCAGCCCGCCGCCGCTCCGTGAGCATGGCTCCCTTGCCCATGCTCGCCTGCATTCTCGTTGCCGGCCTGGTGGTGATCGCCCTGAGTCTCGTGCTGGCTTTGCGCGGACCCTGGTTGGGTGTCACGGTAGCCCCTTCGGAGGAAGCGGGCGTGGTAGTCACTCGGGTGATGGAGGGGTCACCGGCGGAGGAGACGCTCGAGGTTGGCGACCGAATCATCGCCGTGGGGCATGCCCCCTTTCTTCTGTCCCTGAACGATTACGACCCCACGCTTGAGCCCCATACCCGTTACAGCTTTGCCGCTTACAATGATTATCTGGTTTTTCAGGGCCTCATTCATGAGGCCCTGTCCCAGGAGCGCGTCACCCTGAAGACGGATTCCACCCAGGTGGAAATTCAGCCCCGGGACTTACGTCCTCTCGGGTCCCTGCCTCTGGATTTCTGGCTATTCCACCTTTTCGGTCTGATGGCGCTCATGATCAGTGCGGCTGCCTGGGTCTTTCGCCAGGGAGAAAAGGCGCCCGCCTTTCTGGCCTTGTCCGGTGTGGGTTTTTTCATGGCGACCGGTGCCCATGCGGTTTGGGTTGGCCGGGAACTGGCCCTGTCCACGCCCCTGTTCGACACTCTGCTGCGGATCAATCATGTGGGGTTGGCTTTACTGCTGGCCGGCTTGATTTGCCTGCTGTCCAACTATCCCCGGCGGGTGCCTCGGGTGGGGCTGTTGCACGGAACCCTGGCAGGTCTTGTCCTGTATCAGCTGAATGAAAACCTGCAACTGCTGGATTTGCCTTGGCATACCTTCTATCTGCCTTTGATGGCTTTCTATGCTGTCGCGGTGTTGCTGGCGCTGCAGCAATGGCGCATGTCCCGTCATGATCCGGTGGACCGGGCCGCTCTGAAATGGATATTTCTGTCGGTGTTCCTGAGCATGGGCGTGGCAATGGTGATTTATTTTGTGCCCACCCTCATGGGGCAGGAGCCATTCTTCCCCCAGATATTCATTTCCGGTTTCGCGGTGACCCTGTACGTGGGCTTTGCCCTGGGGGTGGTGCGTTATCGACTCTTCGATCTGGACCAATGGTGGTTTTTGGCCTGGCTGTGGTTCCTGGGCGGCTTGCTGGTGGTGTTGATCGACCTGGCGCTGGTGGTGTTTCTTGGCCTGGGGCATGTGGAGGCGGTGGGCCTGGCCGTTCTATTAGTAGCCTGGGGCTATCTTCCCCTGCGGGGATGGATTTGGTCCATGCTGACTGGTCGGCCCCGGCGGGCAATTGAAGAGAAACTGCCCGGGCTGGCGGAATCGATTGTCCAGGCCCGGGGGCTGGAGGGGGCCGATCAGCGCTGGATTGAAACCCTCGAGTCCCTGTTCAACCCTCTCTCCGTGCAGACCCTTGAAGGGCCCGCCGAGGCGGTGGGCATTCGGCAATACGGTGCCGAGTTGATGGTGCCCAGCATCGGAGACGGCGCGGCCTACTGTCTGCATCACGCTGAAAATGGTAGCCGCCTGTTCAGTAGTCGGGATGGTCGTACTGTGGAGTCCCTGCTCACGGTGGCGCGGCGTTTGTTCCGGATCCGGGAAGCCGAGGAGGCAGGGGCCAAGAACGAACGCGCCCGCATCATTCGGGATCTGCATGACGATGTGGGGGGGCGAGTATTGGCCCTGATTCACTCCGCCACCACTGATCGGCAGGCGGAGTTGGCCCGCAAGGCCCTGGATGCCCTGCGGGATACCATCGTGGCCCTGGACGATAAGGGTAGTACCAGCTTGGATGATGTGCTGTTCGACTGGCATGAGGAGGCGGCCCAGCGGGCCGACGCGGCCGATGTGACCTTGCGGTGGGAAAATCACAGTGGCGATCTGGCCGAGGCGGCCCTGAGCCCCCGCTACCGAATCAATCTGCGGCGAGTACTGGACGAGGCCCTGACCAATGCCCTGCGCCATGCTCAACCCGAGTGGGTGCGGGTTCGTCTGGAGGCAGTGGAAGGTGGCCTGGAAGGCTCGGTGGTGAATAATGGTCTGCCCGAATCCCTGATTGAGAGCGGCGAGCTGCGCCCCGGTCGCGGTTTGTATCATATGCGCACCCGCATGGAGGAACTGGGTGGGCAATTACAGACATCCATCCGTCGGGAAGCCGGACAGGACTGGATGCTCGAGGTGCGTTTTTCCCTGCCACTCGCCGTCTAGACGAGGACGAGCCCCCTCTCTGGTGCACCCCATGTGGGGGGTGGCGGATTCACGGCAATGCACTAAGCTGAGAGTGTCGCTTGAGGGCTTGGATGCCCGGGGCGGCACGGCGAATGAGGTCCATGCTGTAACAGTGGAGGGGAGAGGGTAAGACTCCGTCAACTGGGTACTGAACGCGGGTCGCCTCTCGAAATCGGCACCATCGGTGTCGGGTCGCGTCAAATGGCGCGGGAAGCAACGCCCCGGCTCGGCCGGGGCGTTTTTTTTTTGGCGGGGTTGCATGGTGTCAGTACTCGGGCCAATGCTCGTTCAGTTTGGCCTGGGGTAGTCGGATTAAATCCTCGAAGTCGGCCCCTTCAAGCGGTCGACTGAAAAAGAACCCCTGTACCAGATGGCAATTTTGCTGGCGTAGCCAGCGTAGCTGTTCCGCAGTTTCCACTCCTTCCGCCACCACATGCAGGCCCAACTCGTCGGCCATGGTGATGGTGGCCCGGGCAATGGCCGCTTCTTCGTCGCTGCCGGCCACGTTGCGGACAAATTGCCGGTCCAGCTTGAGAATATCAATGGGGAGCTGACGCAGGTAACTCATTGAGCTGTAGCCGGTACCAAAGTCATCCAGCGCCAGCTGCAGGCCGAGGGATTTGAGCTCCCTCAGCAAGGGGATATGGTGCTCCGGATCATCCATCACCAGACTTTCGGTGATTTCCAATACCAGATTCTCCGCCGGCAGACCGCTGTCCCGCAGAATCTCCTGTACATCCTCCAGCAGATGGTTGCGGTCGAATTGCCCCACCGACAGGTTTACCGACATATAGAAGCGGGATTCGGTCACGCTGAGCCAGTGGTGTGCTTGCCGACAGGCTTCCGCCAGCACCCATTTGCCCAAGGGACCAATCAGTCCTGTGTCCTCGGCCAGGGGGATGAATTCACCCGGCGAAATGGGGCCGAGATCCGGATGGTTCCAGCGGGCCAGTGCCTCCACCCCCACCACCCGGCCTGTGCTGGCATCCACCTGAGGTTGGTAATTGAGATGCAATTCATTGCCATTAAGGGCCTTGCGCAGGGCCGATTCCATGGAAAGGCGTTGCATCGCCTGATGATGCATTTCGGCCTGGAAGTACTGATAGGTGTTGCCACCGCGCTGCTTGGCGCGAGCCATAGCCAGGTCCGAATGCTGTATCAGGGCTTCGGCCGAATGGGCATCATCCGGGAAGAAGGCCACGCCAATGGAGCAGTTGATCCGCAATTCATTGTCATCAACGGTTAGCGGCTGGTTGATGGCCTGGATCATCTGATCCAGGCGGTGAGACAGGCGATGCCGGGTGTCGGAGAGCGGCAGGCAGATCAGGAATTCATCGCTGCTCTGCCGGGCCAGTAAATCCTGGTCCGGCAGCAGACTTCTCAGTCGATGGGCGATTTCCTCCAGAATGGTATTACCGGCGGCATGGCCCAGGGAGTCATTTACAGCCTTGAAGCGGTCAATGTCCACAAACACCACGGCCAGGCGTTGGCCCCGCCGGTCTTGATCGCTGATGCGATGATTCAATTCTTCCCGGAACAGACTGCGATTGGCCAGCCCGGTGAGCGGGTCGTAGCGGGCCAGCCGATCCAGCCGGGATTCGGTCTCCTGCTTGGCAAAGATCTCATCGGCCAAGTCCTGGGCCATATTGGAGTATGAGAATCGCAGCTCCAGCAGGTCCGTGAGATTGCAACGGTTACACCAGACGGTGATCAGTAGAACGACCCCCACCGCCAGCATCATTACCAACAGGGGCAGACTGAATTCCCCCGCGCCAAACAGCAGCTGCAGCAGGTACGGCAGCGTGCTTATAGCGAAAAAACCCAGTACGAAACGAAAGTGGGAGGAAGCCGCAGCGGCTGCCAAGGCGTTGATCCCTACCAGTACCAGGGCCAGGCTGGCCTGGTAAGTAGGATCATCGGGGGTAAAGAAGATGAAACCGGCAAAACCCCAGGCGGTGGCTGCGAACAGTCCGGTTATGATGAATGTCCATTCCCAGGCCTCCAACTGGAGAGCCAGGCGGCTTTCCCCTCGCCAGTAAAACAAGAGTTGGGTGATGGCCCGACTGCCTTCCGCCAACAGGATCCAGATCAGAAACAGGTTAATTAGCCATTGGCTCGCCTTGTCGGCGAACAACAAGGCGGCCAGGCCCGCCACTACGAGCGCGGCCACATAGCTGGCGCGGTGGCTGTGGTAGAGGATTCGCAATCTTTCGGCGCGAACCTGTCGTTCTGTATCCGCAGTCATTCAGCAGCGCTCCAGCCGTTCATGTAAAGAAGGCCTGGGGAATGAGTGGCGCAAATTGGGCCGACGTCGACGCTTCCTGGCAGGAAGCGTCAAGCGGGGCAGGGAGGGACGACCATGGGTAACCCTCCTTATGTAAAGCCCGTGCCGCCTTCCATGAAATTAATTGGCTTACACGCGGCCATAAAAATCATCCATATCACTTGAGCACAAACTATCGCAAGGATGACCCAAGGCCAACCCCCTTGTGCTTGGGAGGTCCTGGAAGGGTGATGTACGGCGGCACGGCCATTCGGCATATGAGGTAGAATGCGCCGTTTTCAGGCATTCCGGCAGGAGAGCAACAGATGGCAGCCCGTGGGGAGACAAACCCATCCTGGAGAGAAGTGCTGGGCAACTGGATCGAGAGCCCCTGGCCTCGCAATTTCATCGTTGCCCTGATTCTCATCAATGCCGTCATCCTGGGTCTGCAGACCTCGCCCGAAGCCCGGGCCGTGGCCGGGGACTGGATGATCTGGATCAATCGCGTGATCGTGGCGGTCTTCGTGCTGGAGGTGGGCGGCAAACTATTGGCCTGGGGGCCGCGCTTCTTCCGTGATGGCTGGAATGTCTTTGATTTCCTGATTGTGGCTATTTCCCTGGTGCCGGATTCCGCTGGTCTGTCGGTATTGCGGGCCCTGCGTATCCTGCGTGTGCTGCGTCTGCTGTCCACCGTGAAGCATCTTCGGGTGGTCACCGAATCCCTGCTCAAGGCCATTCCCGGCATTGGCTGGATCGGCCTATTGCTGCTGATTGTTTTCTATGTGTTCGGTGTAATGGGCACGGAACTGTTTGCTGAGGACTTCCCGCGTCAGTTTGGTCATGTGGGCGCGAGTATGTACAGCCTGTTCCAGATCATGACCCTGGAGGGTTGGTCGGAAGATATTGCCCGTCCAGTGATGGAGGTCTATCCCTTTGCCTGGGTCTACTTCATTGTCTTCATCCTGATGTCCTCGTTCACGGTGCTGAATCTCTTCATCGGCATCATCGTCAATTCCATGCAGGAGTTGCACTGGACCGAAGAGGAGGCCAAGCAGGCGGAGCGGGATGAGAAGGCCCACCGGGAAAGAGAGCGCATGATGCATCTGATCGAGGAGCTCCACAGCAAGGTGGACCGATTGGAGCGAAGGCAGTAGCGGCACGCAAAAAACGGGGACAGCTTTCGCCGTCCCCGTTTGATTTATCCCTTATGGAGAAGGTTTATTCCTCCGGATAAAGGATCGCTTCCACCGTCTCCCGCCCCAGGGGGTGATAACCCGCACGGGCTTGTTCATAGATGGCTTCTGCTTTTTCACGCCCGGCATCGGTTTCCGCCAAGGCACTGTAGAGCGGACTCAGGAACTTCATCCGGCCCACCTCCATCAGGAATTCTTCCAGGCGGTCCATGGCCGGGCCGTAGTCATTGCGAATGGCAATCTCCAGCCAGGCGGCGGCAATCTCGTAATTGGCCGAGCCAGTCAGATCAAAGGCCTCGTCCAGAGCATCCAGCCGGGCCCGGGAGAGCTCCTCCGGTAGATTGTTGAGGAAATAGATCCACTGCAGAGCGTGCCAGTCAGCCTCCCGGATGTCGCTGATGCCGGCCTCGTCGGCCAGCCACTGTTCGCTCAAGGCATCCACCCGTTCAAAGGCTTCCGAGCGGGGCACCGGATAACCCTCCGGCATGCCGGGCTCATAAATCCACTCCCGGACGCGTTCCACCGACATCACATCTTCATTGCCTTCAATCAGGTTCTCCAGCAGATGCTCCTTGAACTGCTCGGTGGTAATGGCCTGGAAACCGAAACGGTCGAAATAGCCCCGCAGGAAATCATCCGTGGCTTCCCGGCCAAAGCGTTCCTCGATCTCGGTGATGAACAGCCGGCCCTTTTGGTAGGGGATCAGGCTGAATACCTCGTCGGCCGCGGCATCACTGAGATCAACGGCCAGAATCTGGCGCTCCTCGGGCAGGGAATCCAGGGCCGATTGCAGGCCCTGGTAGCCGATCACCGATTCCATGTCGGCCCGTTCCCGGCCATAGACGTCTTCCATGTTGCGGTATTCCATGTACACCGTGACGCCTTCGTTCAGCCACAGGTCCCGCCAGGCCGCATTGTTTACCAGGTTGCCGGCCCAGGAATGCACCAGTTCATGGGAGATCAATGAGGTGAGGCTTTCGTCACCGGCGATGATGGTGGGGGTGACGAAAGACACCCGCGGGTTTTCCATGCCGCCATAGGGGAAGCTGGGCGGTAGTACCAGCAGATCATAGCGGCCCCAGTCGTATTCCCCGAAACGGACCTCGGCCGCCTCCAGCATGTCCTGGGTCACGGCGAATTCCTCTACCGCGGCGTCCAGGTAGCGGGGCTCGGAATAGACCCCCACCTGGTCGCTGATGGCTTCGAAGTGGATATCCCCCACCGCCAGGGCGATCAGGTAGGGCGGCACCGCCTCCGGCATGTTGAACTGAAAGACCCCGTCCCGTTCGGCATGGGGGTCATTCTCGGCACTCATGAGGGCAAACAGCCCTTCCGGCGGGCGCAATTCGGCACTATAGGTGATGCGCACCTGGGGCATGTCCTGTAGCGGCACATAGCTGCGGGCATGGGTGGGCTGGCCCTGGCTGAACAGGAAGGGATGCTCGCCACCGGCGGTCTGGGCCGGATCCAGCCACTGCAATCCCGAGGCATCGGGGCTGGTGGTGTAATGGACTTTCACTTGTTCCGCGCCGGGGGGCATATTGATGTGCAGGGGAGCGCCCAGGTGCCGGTGGGCCTCGCCCATTTCAAAGTCGGTTTCCGTCCAGCCTTCGCCTTCGGGGACCTCCACCTTGTGAACATCCAGGGCCCGGGTATCCAGGGTCAGGGTCTCGGCGGTGGGCGTAATTCGGCGCACATCCAGTCGGGCCCAACCATCCAGCACCTCACGCTCGAAATCCACATCCAGGTCCATATGCACATGCTGGACCCGGAACTGGGTGGGGTCGGCATGGCTGTGGGGATCGGCCACCACGGTGGGGGCCTCCTGTTCCGGAGAGCAGGCAGTGAGCAACAGGCCCGCCAGGGCCAATCCGGGAATCATCTTGCGAAGCATCGGTCTCTCCCCCTCGATCGGGTCACCGTTGATGGATCAGCGTCCGGCCCGCTGAGGCCGGTGTCTTGTGAACGGTCAGTTTACATGCTCGGCCCGTCCGGGGCAGTGGTTCCAAGCGATGGAATCGGTACACTAAGGGCATTGCTCATTATGCGAGGCGCATCATGTCCAAATTAATCTATTCCCTCGGACTCTTGCTGGCTGCCCTCCTGCTGCTGGTGATTATCGCCTTGTTCATGCCGGCCCAGGTGACGGTGGAGCGGAGCTTGGCCATCCAGGCACCTCCCTCGCTGATTCACGATTACCTGATCGATCCCGAACATTTTCCGGACTGGTCCCCCTGGGCCCAGCGGGATCCGGCGATGGAGATTCATAGTGTGGGCGAGGATCGGGGCGAAGGCCTGATCCTGGAATGGCAGAGTGAACGGGAGCCCGATGGGCGCTATGAAGTACGCAATACCGAGGACGGTGCCTTTGTGGTTCACCATCTCAGTGTGGGGCCGCGCATGTCGGGGGAAGGGCGCTTTGAAATCGAACCGGAACGGACCCGGCAGCGGGTGACCTGGTCGGTGGACCTGGAAGCCGGTGCCAACCCTCTGGATCGGTATATGATCTATTTCCGCCAGGACGCCTTGGGGGAGTCCATGTTGAGTGGCCTTACCCACCTCAAGGTACGCACCGAGGCCGATCGCACGCCCTT encodes the following:
- a CDS encoding response regulator yields the protein MESILVIEDNPDTREWLVALAREAFPGAVVDEEATLTGAKSRLDAGYNLALVDLSLPDGSGVDILVDIQGDYPDTFAVVTTIYDDDRHLFAAIRAGAKGYLLKDQPRERLVTQLKGIARGDPPLSPGVSRRILRYLAGGARRSEPDAPKLTDREMEVLSLLSRGFNRHDIGKALDITANTAAGYVKSIYRKLHVSGRAEAIREAIGYGLVGTGHNDN
- a CDS encoding PDZ domain-containing protein; translation: MTAAAPSPARRRSVSMAPLPMLACILVAGLVVIALSLVLALRGPWLGVTVAPSEEAGVVVTRVMEGSPAEETLEVGDRIIAVGHAPFLLSLNDYDPTLEPHTRYSFAAYNDYLVFQGLIHEALSQERVTLKTDSTQVEIQPRDLRPLGSLPLDFWLFHLFGLMALMISAAAWVFRQGEKAPAFLALSGVGFFMATGAHAVWVGRELALSTPLFDTLLRINHVGLALLLAGLICLLSNYPRRVPRVGLLHGTLAGLVLYQLNENLQLLDLPWHTFYLPLMAFYAVAVLLALQQWRMSRHDPVDRAALKWIFLSVFLSMGVAMVIYFVPTLMGQEPFFPQIFISGFAVTLYVGFALGVVRYRLFDLDQWWFLAWLWFLGGLLVVLIDLALVVFLGLGHVEAVGLAVLLVAWGYLPLRGWIWSMLTGRPRRAIEEKLPGLAESIVQARGLEGADQRWIETLESLFNPLSVQTLEGPAEAVGIRQYGAELMVPSIGDGAAYCLHHAENGSRLFSSRDGRTVESLLTVARRLFRIREAEEAGAKNERARIIRDLHDDVGGRVLALIHSATTDRQAELARKALDALRDTIVALDDKGSTSLDDVLFDWHEEAAQRADAADVTLRWENHSGDLAEAALSPRYRINLRRVLDEALTNALRHAQPEWVRVRLEAVEGGLEGSVVNNGLPESLIESGELRPGRGLYHMRTRMEELGGQLQTSIRREAGQDWMLEVRFSLPLAV
- a CDS encoding putative bifunctional diguanylate cyclase/phosphodiesterase, yielding MTADTERQVRAERLRILYHSHRASYVAALVVAGLAALLFADKASQWLINLFLIWILLAEGSRAITQLLFYWRGESRLALQLEAWEWTFIITGLFAATAWGFAGFIFFTPDDPTYQASLALVLVGINALAAAAASSHFRFVLGFFAISTLPYLLQLLFGAGEFSLPLLVMMLAVGVVLLITVWCNRCNLTDLLELRFSYSNMAQDLADEIFAKQETESRLDRLARYDPLTGLANRSLFREELNHRISDQDRRGQRLAVVFVDIDRFKAVNDSLGHAAGNTILEEIAHRLRSLLPDQDLLARQSSDEFLICLPLSDTRHRLSHRLDQMIQAINQPLTVDDNELRINCSIGVAFFPDDAHSAEALIQHSDLAMARAKQRGGNTYQYFQAEMHHQAMQRLSMESALRKALNGNELHLNYQPQVDASTGRVVGVEALARWNHPDLGPISPGEFIPLAEDTGLIGPLGKWVLAEACRQAHHWLSVTESRFYMSVNLSVGQFDRNHLLEDVQEILRDSGLPAENLVLEITESLVMDDPEHHIPLLRELKSLGLQLALDDFGTGYSSMSYLRQLPIDILKLDRQFVRNVAGSDEEAAIARATITMADELGLHVVAEGVETAEQLRWLRQQNCHLVQGFFFSRPLEGADFEDLIRLPQAKLNEHWPEY
- a CDS encoding ion transporter, with the translated sequence MAARGETNPSWREVLGNWIESPWPRNFIVALILINAVILGLQTSPEARAVAGDWMIWINRVIVAVFVLEVGGKLLAWGPRFFRDGWNVFDFLIVAISLVPDSAGLSVLRALRILRVLRLLSTVKHLRVVTESLLKAIPGIGWIGLLLLIVFYVFGVMGTELFAEDFPRQFGHVGASMYSLFQIMTLEGWSEDIARPVMEVYPFAWVYFIVFILMSSFTVLNLFIGIIVNSMQELHWTEEEAKQAERDEKAHRERERMMHLIEELHSKVDRLERRQ
- a CDS encoding M1 family metallopeptidase is translated as MLRKMIPGLALAGLLLTACSPEQEAPTVVADPHSHADPTQFRVQHVHMDLDVDFEREVLDGWARLDVRRITPTAETLTLDTRALDVHKVEVPEGEGWTETDFEMGEAHRHLGAPLHINMPPGAEQVKVHYTTSPDASGLQWLDPAQTAGGEHPFLFSQGQPTHARSYVPLQDMPQVRITYSAELRPPEGLFALMSAENDPHAERDGVFQFNMPEAVPPYLIALAVGDIHFEAISDQVGVYSEPRYLDAAVEEFAVTQDMLEAAEVRFGEYDWGRYDLLVLPPSFPYGGMENPRVSFVTPTIIAGDESLTSLISHELVHSWAGNLVNNAAWRDLWLNEGVTVYMEYRNMEDVYGRERADMESVIGYQGLQSALDSLPEERQILAVDLSDAAADEVFSLIPYQKGRLFITEIEERFGREATDDFLRGYFDRFGFQAITTEQFKEHLLENLIEGNEDVMSVERVREWIYEPGMPEGYPVPRSEAFERVDALSEQWLADEAGISDIREADWHALQWIYFLNNLPEELSRARLDALDEAFDLTGSANYEIAAAWLEIAIRNDYGPAMDRLEEFLMEVGRMKFLSPLYSALAETDAGREKAEAIYEQARAGYHPLGRETVEAILYPEE
- a CDS encoding SRPBCC family protein — translated: MSKLIYSLGLLLAALLLLVIIALFMPAQVTVERSLAIQAPPSLIHDYLIDPEHFPDWSPWAQRDPAMEIHSVGEDRGEGLILEWQSEREPDGRYEVRNTEDGAFVVHHLSVGPRMSGEGRFEIEPERTRQRVTWSVDLEAGANPLDRYMIYFRQDALGESMLSGLTHLKVRTEADRTPFPEERDDSPENDSP